From a region of the Primulina eburnea isolate SZY01 chromosome 7, ASM2296580v1, whole genome shotgun sequence genome:
- the LOC140836769 gene encoding uncharacterized protein, whose amino-acid sequence MHRSPSFLIHLLVSLPLFMTNSNMKITFLIVFLLVSATISLAIHPNDDKGMGGFFGLGGGFNIPGFRPGFGGGGFGGGYGGPKGGYAKGAVIRPTVVCKDKGPCYKKKLTCPAKCFTSYSHAGKGYGGGGGGGGCTIDCKNKCVAYC is encoded by the coding sequence ATGCATCGTTCACCTTCATTTCTGATTCATTTACTCGTTTCTCTTCCTCTTTTCATGACAAATTCAAATATGAAAATCACATTTCTCATTGTTTTCTTGCTTGTTTCAGCCACCATCTCCCTCGCCATTCACCCCAACGATGACAAAGGGATGGGGGGCTTCTTCGGCCTGGGAGGTGGGTTCAACATACCAGGGTTCCGACCCGGGTTTGGTGGCGGAGGCTTCGGTGGCGGGTACGGAGGACCTAAGGGAGGATACGCAAAAGGTGCCGTGATAAGGCCGACTGTTGTGTGTAAAGACAAAGGGCCGTGTTACAAGAAGAAGTTGACGTGCCCGGCCAAGTGTTTCACTTCGTACAGCCACGCCGGAAAGGGGTACGGCGGAGGAGGAGGTGGCGGTGGCTGCACTATTGATTGCAAGAACAAATGTGTCGCTTATTGCTGA
- the LOC140836768 gene encoding secretory carrier-associated membrane protein 2-like isoform X1: MAGRYDPNPFDEDEVNPFSDGGAGGKARGQSRFGGGSFYTTTAGSVPPVTNSRLSPLPPEPADFYNPTAPYDIPLDSASDLKMKERELQAKEAELKKREQEVRRREEAAARAGIVLEDKNWPPFFPIIHHDIANEIPIHLQKLQYVTFTTLLGLTFTLFWNLIAVTAAWIKLGDPKIWFLAVIYFISGVPGAYVLWYRPLYRAFRTESAVKFSWFFLFYLLHIGFCIFAAVAPPIVFKGKSLAGILPAVDIIGNHAIVGVFYFIGFGLFCLESVLSLWVIQQVYLYFRGSGKADEMKREAARGALRAAI, encoded by the exons ATGGCCGGCCGTTATGATCCCAACCCGTTTGATGAAGACGAAGTTAATCCCTTTTCT GATGGAGGGGCTGGAGGTAAAGCACGCGGGCAATCAAGGTTTGGTGGAGGTTCGTTTTATACAACG ACTGCTGGGAGCGTCCCTCCTGTGACAAACTCCAGACTTTCACCCCTTCCTCCAGAACCTGCTGATTTCTACAATCCTACGGCTCCATATGATATTCCTCTTGATAGTGCTTCG GATTTGAAAATGAAAGAGAGAGAGCTACAGGCCAAGGAAGCTGAGTTGAAAAAGAGGGAACAG GAAGTTAGGCGAAGAGAAGAGGCTGCTGCACGAG CTGGTATTGTGCTTGAGGATAAAAATTGGCCTCCATTTTTTCCCATTATACATCATGACATTGCAAATGAAATACCAATTCATTTGCAGAAACTGCAATACGTTACATTTACAACCTTGTTAG GACTCACATTTACCCTTTTCTGGAATCTCATTGCCGTGACTGCCGCGTGGATTAAACTGGGAG ATCCAAAGATTTGGTTTCTTGCTGTGATCTACTTCATATCTGGGGTTCCAGGAGCTTATGTGTTATGGTATCGCCCACTTTACCGCGCTTTTAG GACTGAAAGTGCCGTGAAGTTTAGCTGGTTTTTCTTGTTTTACTTG CTTCACATCGGCTTCTGTATATTTGCCGCTGTTGCGCCTCCTATAGTTTTCAAAGGAAAATCACTGGC AGGTATCCTACCAGCCGTAGATATCATAGGCAATCATGCCATAGTCGGG GTTTTCTACTTTATTGGGTTTGGACTGTTCTGCCTCGAGTCAGTTCTTAGCCTCTGGGTTATTCAG CAAGTATACCTGTACTTCAGAGGCAGCGGCAAAGCAGACGAGATGAAGCGTGAAGCTGCTAGGGGAGCATTGAGAGCAGCAATCTAA
- the LOC140836768 gene encoding secretory carrier-associated membrane protein 1-like isoform X2 codes for MAGRYDPNPFDEDEVNPFSDGGAGGKARGQSRFGGGSFYTTTAGSVPPVTNSRLSPLPPEPADFYNPTAPYDIPLDSASDLKMKERELQAKEAELKKREQEVRRREEAAARAGIVLEDKNWPPFFPIIHHDIANEIPIHLQKLQYVTFTTLLGLTFTLFWNLIAVTAAWIKLGDPKIWFLAVIYFISGVPGAYVLWYRPLYRAFRTESAVKFSWFFLFYLLHIGFCIFAAVAPPIVFKGKSLAFSTLLGLDCSASSQFLASGLFSKYTCTSEAAAKQTR; via the exons ATGGCCGGCCGTTATGATCCCAACCCGTTTGATGAAGACGAAGTTAATCCCTTTTCT GATGGAGGGGCTGGAGGTAAAGCACGCGGGCAATCAAGGTTTGGTGGAGGTTCGTTTTATACAACG ACTGCTGGGAGCGTCCCTCCTGTGACAAACTCCAGACTTTCACCCCTTCCTCCAGAACCTGCTGATTTCTACAATCCTACGGCTCCATATGATATTCCTCTTGATAGTGCTTCG GATTTGAAAATGAAAGAGAGAGAGCTACAGGCCAAGGAAGCTGAGTTGAAAAAGAGGGAACAG GAAGTTAGGCGAAGAGAAGAGGCTGCTGCACGAG CTGGTATTGTGCTTGAGGATAAAAATTGGCCTCCATTTTTTCCCATTATACATCATGACATTGCAAATGAAATACCAATTCATTTGCAGAAACTGCAATACGTTACATTTACAACCTTGTTAG GACTCACATTTACCCTTTTCTGGAATCTCATTGCCGTGACTGCCGCGTGGATTAAACTGGGAG ATCCAAAGATTTGGTTTCTTGCTGTGATCTACTTCATATCTGGGGTTCCAGGAGCTTATGTGTTATGGTATCGCCCACTTTACCGCGCTTTTAG GACTGAAAGTGCCGTGAAGTTTAGCTGGTTTTTCTTGTTTTACTTG CTTCACATCGGCTTCTGTATATTTGCCGCTGTTGCGCCTCCTATAGTTTTCAAAGGAAAATCACTGGC GTTTTCTACTTTATTGGGTTTGGACTGTTCTGCCTCGAGTCAGTTCTTAGCCTCTGGGTTATTCAG CAAGTATACCTGTACTTCAGAGGCAGCGGCAAAGCAGACGAGATGA
- the LOC140836770 gene encoding uncharacterized protein isoform X2 → MMHACIAGIVCLAFLCGGFMVLEYGTRRRRSKVLPVVTHHKHVIDVDTSVEEREDRISRLPDDVILLIVSRLYTRDAVRTSVLSRRWKHVYTFVSEVRFYCFMTRHSHLKGKKLREFLIKFVQAVYTFLQHHSGSRIKSFDLVCCFRGCNLDCLRRLMNYVGRLGVEGLTIRYCCTNHVQQSIPPIFSSDFLPEASSVKRGSFQISSQKALKDLDLAHVALTYEAVECILLNCCSLQSLKLNSCMLPSKLHIHGPDLQLKILRVFNCSEVAEIDLSSINLTTFELCTPRMLVLSFSNVPLLQNISINVFDLSVAPYVFVKVAKDLPNLECMYFRTDAKLFEAFEIGGVNKLSHLRQLSLFLNHKNNLDLLALATVLDVCPLLHKFRLSMRVTSTFNGKRAENMVVRQHTQLREVEFSGFSMTENEYNFILHILENVVSLERLSIFLDFYSELLGRCLCTNRNQVDRLEKQRIIRERLQGQSISKNVEIIIV, encoded by the exons ATGATGCACGCTTGTATAGCCG GAATTGTTTGTTTGGCGTTTTTATGCGGCGGATTCATGGTGTTGGAGTATGGAACGAGGCGCCGACGGTCGAAG GTACTTCCTGTAGTTACTCATCACAAGCATGTTATTGATGTTGATACTTCCGTAGAGGAGAGAGAAGATAGGATTAGCCGATTGCCAGATGATGTGATCTTGTTGATTGTCTCACGATTATATACGAGAGACGCTGTTAGGACAAGCGTTCTGTCAAGGCGATGGAAGCATGTTTACACCTTTGTCTCAGAAGTtagattttattgttttatgACTCGTCATTCTCATCTCAAGGGCAAAAAGTTGAGGGAGTTTCTAATAAAGTTTGTCCAAGCAGTGTATACCTTTTTACAACATCATTCTGGTTCTAGAATAAAGTCCTTTGACTTGGTTTGTTGTTTTCGTGGATGCAACTTGGACTGTTTGAGAAGATTGATGAATTATGTTGGCAGATTGGGAGTGGAAGGGCTTACCATTCGATATTGTTGTACAAACCATGTGCAACAGAGCATCCCTCCTATTTTCTCTTCCGATTTTCTTCCTGAAGCATCGTCGGTGAAACGTGGTTCTTTCCAAATATCAAGCCAAAAAGCTCTCAAAGATCTTGATTTGGCTCATGTTGCTCTCACTTATGAGGCTGTAGAGTGCATTTTATTGAACTGTTGCAGCCTTCAGTCATTAAAATTGAATTCTTGTATGCTCCCTTCCAAGTTACATATTCATGGTCCTGATCTCCAATTAAAAATTCTGAGGGTGTTTAACTGTTCAGAGGTTGCAGAGATAGACTTGTCTTCTATAAATCTAACTACTTTTGAATTATGTACTCCTAGAATGCTGGTGTTATCGTTTTCTAACGTACCGTTGCTGCAAAATATATCCATCAACGTTTTTGACCTCAGTGTGGCTCCTTATGTATTTGTAAAAGTTGCCAAAGATCTACCTAATCTCGAATGCATGTATTTTCGGACTGATGCCAAATTATTTGAG GCATTTGAAATAGGTGGAGTTAACAAGCTTAGCCACCTAAGACAATTGTCTTTATTCTTAAATCACAAGAACAATCTCGATCTGCTAGCACTGGCTACTGTCCTGGATGTGTGCCCTCTTTTACACAAGTTCCGTCTATCGATG AGAGTAACATCAACATTTAATGGAAAACGAGCAGAGAATATGGTTGTCAGGCAGCACACTCAGttgagagaggtggagtttagTGGATTTAGTATGACAGAGAACgagtataattttattttgcacATCCTTGAAAACGTTGTCTCCCTCGAACGATTGTCAATCTTTTTGGATTTTTACTCTGAACTTCTTGGAAGATGTCTTTGTACAAATCGTAATCAAGTGGATCGCTTGGAGAAACAGAGAATTATTCGCGAGCGGTTGCAAGGACAATCCATTTCTAAGAATGTTGAGATTATTATCGT GTAA
- the LOC140836770 gene encoding uncharacterized protein isoform X1, translating to MCFGDVFFLQNFYSCVLRKLLFVGSFRNCLFGVFMRRIHGVGVWNEAPTVEEEREDRISRLPDDVILLIVSRLYTRDAVRTSVLSRRWKHVYTFVSEVRFYCFMTRHSHLKGKKLREFLIKFVQAVYTFLQHHSGSRIKSFDLVCCFRGCNLDCLRRLMNYVGRLGVEGLTIRYCCTNHVQQSIPPIFSSDFLPEASSVKRGSFQISSQKALKDLDLAHVALTYEAVECILLNCCSLQSLKLNSCMLPSKLHIHGPDLQLKILRVFNCSEVAEIDLSSINLTTFELCTPRMLVLSFSNVPLLQNISINVFDLSVAPYVFVKVAKDLPNLECMYFRTDAKLFEAFEIGGVNKLSHLRQLSLFLNHKNNLDLLALATVLDVCPLLHKFRLSMRVTSTFNGKRAENMVVRQHTQLREVEFSGFSMTENEYNFILHILENVVSLERLSIFLDFYSELLGRCLCTNRNQVDRLEKQRIIRERLQGQSISKNVEIIIV from the exons ATGTGTTTTggtgatgttttttttttacaaaatttttattcttGTGTTTTGAGGAAGCTTCTTTTTGTGGGTTCTTTCAGGAATTGTTTGTTTGGCGTTTTTATGCGGCGGATTCATGGTGTTGGAGTATGGAACGAGGCGCCGACGGTCGAAG AGGAGAGAGAAGATAGGATTAGCCGATTGCCAGATGATGTGATCTTGTTGATTGTCTCACGATTATATACGAGAGACGCTGTTAGGACAAGCGTTCTGTCAAGGCGATGGAAGCATGTTTACACCTTTGTCTCAGAAGTtagattttattgttttatgACTCGTCATTCTCATCTCAAGGGCAAAAAGTTGAGGGAGTTTCTAATAAAGTTTGTCCAAGCAGTGTATACCTTTTTACAACATCATTCTGGTTCTAGAATAAAGTCCTTTGACTTGGTTTGTTGTTTTCGTGGATGCAACTTGGACTGTTTGAGAAGATTGATGAATTATGTTGGCAGATTGGGAGTGGAAGGGCTTACCATTCGATATTGTTGTACAAACCATGTGCAACAGAGCATCCCTCCTATTTTCTCTTCCGATTTTCTTCCTGAAGCATCGTCGGTGAAACGTGGTTCTTTCCAAATATCAAGCCAAAAAGCTCTCAAAGATCTTGATTTGGCTCATGTTGCTCTCACTTATGAGGCTGTAGAGTGCATTTTATTGAACTGTTGCAGCCTTCAGTCATTAAAATTGAATTCTTGTATGCTCCCTTCCAAGTTACATATTCATGGTCCTGATCTCCAATTAAAAATTCTGAGGGTGTTTAACTGTTCAGAGGTTGCAGAGATAGACTTGTCTTCTATAAATCTAACTACTTTTGAATTATGTACTCCTAGAATGCTGGTGTTATCGTTTTCTAACGTACCGTTGCTGCAAAATATATCCATCAACGTTTTTGACCTCAGTGTGGCTCCTTATGTATTTGTAAAAGTTGCCAAAGATCTACCTAATCTCGAATGCATGTATTTTCGGACTGATGCCAAATTATTTGAG GCATTTGAAATAGGTGGAGTTAACAAGCTTAGCCACCTAAGACAATTGTCTTTATTCTTAAATCACAAGAACAATCTCGATCTGCTAGCACTGGCTACTGTCCTGGATGTGTGCCCTCTTTTACACAAGTTCCGTCTATCGATG AGAGTAACATCAACATTTAATGGAAAACGAGCAGAGAATATGGTTGTCAGGCAGCACACTCAGttgagagaggtggagtttagTGGATTTAGTATGACAGAGAACgagtataattttattttgcacATCCTTGAAAACGTTGTCTCCCTCGAACGATTGTCAATCTTTTTGGATTTTTACTCTGAACTTCTTGGAAGATGTCTTTGTACAAATCGTAATCAAGTGGATCGCTTGGAGAAACAGAGAATTATTCGCGAGCGGTTGCAAGGACAATCCATTTCTAAGAATGTTGAGATTATTATCGT GTAA
- the LOC140836770 gene encoding F-box/FBD/LRR-repeat protein At1g13570-like isoform X3, which yields MRRIHGVGVWNEAPTVEEEREDRISRLPDDVILLIVSRLYTRDAVRTSVLSRRWKHVYTFVSEVRFYCFMTRHSHLKGKKLREFLIKFVQAVYTFLQHHSGSRIKSFDLVCCFRGCNLDCLRRLMNYVGRLGVEGLTIRYCCTNHVQQSIPPIFSSDFLPEASSVKRGSFQISSQKALKDLDLAHVALTYEAVECILLNCCSLQSLKLNSCMLPSKLHIHGPDLQLKILRVFNCSEVAEIDLSSINLTTFELCTPRMLVLSFSNVPLLQNISINVFDLSVAPYVFVKVAKDLPNLECMYFRTDAKLFEAFEIGGVNKLSHLRQLSLFLNHKNNLDLLALATVLDVCPLLHKFRLSMRVTSTFNGKRAENMVVRQHTQLREVEFSGFSMTENEYNFILHILENVVSLERLSIFLDFYSELLGRCLCTNRNQVDRLEKQRIIRERLQGQSISKNVEIIIV from the exons ATGCGGCGGATTCATGGTGTTGGAGTATGGAACGAGGCGCCGACGGTCGAAG AGGAGAGAGAAGATAGGATTAGCCGATTGCCAGATGATGTGATCTTGTTGATTGTCTCACGATTATATACGAGAGACGCTGTTAGGACAAGCGTTCTGTCAAGGCGATGGAAGCATGTTTACACCTTTGTCTCAGAAGTtagattttattgttttatgACTCGTCATTCTCATCTCAAGGGCAAAAAGTTGAGGGAGTTTCTAATAAAGTTTGTCCAAGCAGTGTATACCTTTTTACAACATCATTCTGGTTCTAGAATAAAGTCCTTTGACTTGGTTTGTTGTTTTCGTGGATGCAACTTGGACTGTTTGAGAAGATTGATGAATTATGTTGGCAGATTGGGAGTGGAAGGGCTTACCATTCGATATTGTTGTACAAACCATGTGCAACAGAGCATCCCTCCTATTTTCTCTTCCGATTTTCTTCCTGAAGCATCGTCGGTGAAACGTGGTTCTTTCCAAATATCAAGCCAAAAAGCTCTCAAAGATCTTGATTTGGCTCATGTTGCTCTCACTTATGAGGCTGTAGAGTGCATTTTATTGAACTGTTGCAGCCTTCAGTCATTAAAATTGAATTCTTGTATGCTCCCTTCCAAGTTACATATTCATGGTCCTGATCTCCAATTAAAAATTCTGAGGGTGTTTAACTGTTCAGAGGTTGCAGAGATAGACTTGTCTTCTATAAATCTAACTACTTTTGAATTATGTACTCCTAGAATGCTGGTGTTATCGTTTTCTAACGTACCGTTGCTGCAAAATATATCCATCAACGTTTTTGACCTCAGTGTGGCTCCTTATGTATTTGTAAAAGTTGCCAAAGATCTACCTAATCTCGAATGCATGTATTTTCGGACTGATGCCAAATTATTTGAG GCATTTGAAATAGGTGGAGTTAACAAGCTTAGCCACCTAAGACAATTGTCTTTATTCTTAAATCACAAGAACAATCTCGATCTGCTAGCACTGGCTACTGTCCTGGATGTGTGCCCTCTTTTACACAAGTTCCGTCTATCGATG AGAGTAACATCAACATTTAATGGAAAACGAGCAGAGAATATGGTTGTCAGGCAGCACACTCAGttgagagaggtggagtttagTGGATTTAGTATGACAGAGAACgagtataattttattttgcacATCCTTGAAAACGTTGTCTCCCTCGAACGATTGTCAATCTTTTTGGATTTTTACTCTGAACTTCTTGGAAGATGTCTTTGTACAAATCGTAATCAAGTGGATCGCTTGGAGAAACAGAGAATTATTCGCGAGCGGTTGCAAGGACAATCCATTTCTAAGAATGTTGAGATTATTATCGT GTAA